In Thalassotalea fonticola, a single genomic region encodes these proteins:
- a CDS encoding acylphosphatase, translating to MKICYIAKVTGVVQGVYFRASAQNIAIDYQLSGYAHNLEDGSVEVMVCGDEDNVQHMLDWLHQGPEEAEVENVVVDQTHPRDINHFSIG from the coding sequence ATGAAAATTTGCTACATTGCAAAGGTCACAGGTGTTGTACAAGGAGTATATTTTAGAGCGAGCGCTCAAAATATTGCCATAGACTATCAATTAAGTGGCTATGCACATAATCTTGAAGATGGTAGTGTAGAGGTCATGGTGTGTGGTGACGAAGATAATGTTCAACATATGCTCGACTGGTTACATCAAGGACCTGAAGAAGCAGAGGTTGAAAACGTTGTTGTTGATCAAACTCACCCAAGAGATATTAATCATTTTTCTATTGGTTAA
- a CDS encoding NAD(P)H-quinone oxidoreductase — protein sequence MKFIDVNEQQELVFSQTPPPVIDIDECLLKVHAIGVNRADLLQRAGKYPPPPGESPILGLEVCGEITELGSDVNNFNIGDKVLGLVGGGGYSEYVKIKASHMISLPAHLNYSQGAAIAEVYLTAFQSLFTIADLQPNENVLIHAGASGVGTAAIQLCKAIGAQVTVTVSSEKKAIACQNLGADNIINYKEEDFVAWKKQHLKTGFDVILDVVGGDYLSKNIDVAGLDSRVVMLAMLGGRFCEKVDVAKLLLKRVNIHASTLRSRSDGYKSKLVTDFCEKFSNSLTQGVINPVIEHVFDWSKADQAHSLMSQNKNIGKYILSIND from the coding sequence GTGAAGTTTATAGACGTAAATGAACAACAAGAACTAGTATTTAGCCAGACACCACCCCCTGTTATTGATATTGATGAATGCCTGCTTAAAGTGCACGCGATAGGTGTAAATCGCGCTGATTTATTACAGCGAGCGGGTAAATATCCACCTCCACCAGGTGAGTCACCAATATTAGGCTTAGAAGTTTGTGGTGAAATTACAGAACTAGGTAGCGATGTTAATAACTTTAACATTGGCGATAAGGTTTTAGGTTTAGTTGGCGGAGGTGGTTACAGTGAGTATGTGAAGATCAAAGCCTCACATATGATTTCTTTACCTGCTCATCTTAACTATAGCCAAGGCGCTGCAATTGCCGAAGTTTACTTAACTGCCTTTCAAAGTTTATTCACTATTGCAGATTTACAACCCAATGAGAACGTCCTTATACATGCTGGCGCAAGTGGTGTTGGTACAGCGGCCATTCAACTATGTAAGGCGATAGGTGCACAAGTCACCGTTACGGTAAGCTCAGAAAAGAAAGCGATAGCGTGTCAAAATTTAGGTGCTGATAACATCATCAACTATAAAGAAGAAGACTTTGTTGCTTGGAAAAAGCAGCACCTTAAGACTGGTTTCGACGTTATTTTAGATGTTGTAGGTGGCGATTATTTATCAAAAAATATTGATGTGGCAGGTTTAGATTCCCGAGTAGTGATGCTAGCGATGTTGGGAGGGCGCTTTTGTGAAAAAGTTGACGTTGCTAAACTGTTGTTAAAACGAGTTAATATTCATGCTTCTACTTTAAGAAGTCGATCTGACGGCTACAAAAGTAAACTTGTTACTGATTTTTGTGAAAAATTTTCTAATAGTTTGACACAAGGCGTAATAAATCCTGTTATTGAACATGTGTTTGATTGGAGCAAAGCTGACCAAGCCCACAGTTTAATGAGTCAGAATAAAAATATTGGCAAATACATCTTGTCTATTAATGATTAA
- a CDS encoding glycoside hydrolase family 16 protein has protein sequence MFACSGDMTNNDLKEQQSAVSSWHVDFFDDFNTFNPNNWQDQRIWVNNETHCYVPDNQFGTREVSDGTLKLKVVDIGEKRSCDNFDKHGKQHPDTQYVAGRIASKNLKEFVKGKWSARLKVENSGQSGMFPAWWLLGSQNNEPPVQHPDENVCWPMAGSGEIDIFEHHSDGGPNHYAARAIKSNGECGGGDWQALMLVQEAKLDEYHEYSVEWVADDVIFRLDEVEVYRLPSEADKLSEPFFAILNFAKINDSAMTANWVMEVDWVKHEAWY, from the coding sequence ATGTTCGCATGCTCTGGCGACATGACAAATAATGATTTAAAGGAGCAGCAAAGTGCGGTGAGCAGTTGGCATGTTGATTTTTTCGATGACTTCAATACTTTCAATCCTAATAACTGGCAAGATCAGCGTATCTGGGTTAATAATGAAACCCATTGCTATGTCCCGGACAACCAGTTTGGTACCCGTGAAGTGAGTGATGGCACCTTAAAACTTAAAGTAGTTGATATTGGCGAAAAACGCAGTTGTGATAACTTTGACAAACATGGTAAACAACACCCTGATACCCAGTATGTTGCTGGTCGCATCGCTTCCAAAAATCTCAAGGAATTTGTCAAGGGCAAGTGGAGCGCTCGCTTAAAAGTTGAAAACAGTGGTCAATCAGGTATGTTCCCTGCTTGGTGGCTGCTCGGCTCTCAGAATAACGAACCACCCGTGCAGCACCCTGATGAGAACGTGTGTTGGCCGATGGCCGGTTCTGGTGAAATTGATATCTTTGAGCATCATAGTGATGGCGGCCCGAATCATTATGCGGCTCGAGCTATCAAAAGTAATGGTGAGTGCGGAGGCGGTGATTGGCAGGCCCTGATGTTAGTCCAAGAAGCCAAGTTAGACGAATATCATGAATACTCGGTAGAGTGGGTTGCAGATGATGTTATTTTTCGCCTGGATGAAGTTGAAGTCTATCGACTTCCTAGTGAGGCAGATAAACTTTCTGAGCCATTCTTTGCCATCCTGAACTTTGCCAAGATTAATGATTCAGCAATGACAGCTAATTGGGTTATGGAAGTCGACTGGGTGAAACACGAAGCTTGGTATTAA
- a CDS encoding DUF1653 domain-containing protein translates to MSIPTGKYQHFKGNFYQVLHVAKHSETEEEFVVYQPLYGEKDIWIRPLAMFNETIERDGKTLLRFSKVTD, encoded by the coding sequence ATGAGTATACCCACAGGAAAGTATCAACACTTTAAAGGCAACTTTTATCAAGTTTTACATGTCGCTAAACATAGTGAAACTGAGGAAGAATTTGTCGTTTATCAACCACTTTACGGTGAAAAGGATATTTGGATCAGGCCTTTAGCTATGTTTAATGAAACAATAGAAAGAGATGGAAAAACGCTTTTAAGGTTTTCAAAGGTAACTGATTAG
- a CDS encoding DUF4242 domain-containing protein → MPKYIIEREIPEAGQLSADEFTAISQKSCSVISEIGTSIQWLESYVTDNKIYCVYIAPNEDVVMEHANKGGFPANSIQQVRRIIDPTTAE, encoded by the coding sequence ATGCCCAAATATATTATTGAAAGAGAAATTCCTGAAGCTGGTCAACTATCTGCTGATGAATTTACGGCCATATCGCAAAAGTCTTGTTCTGTAATTTCCGAGATTGGGACGAGTATACAGTGGTTAGAAAGTTACGTTACCGATAACAAAATATATTGTGTGTATATAGCTCCAAATGAAGATGTAGTGATGGAACATGCGAATAAAGGAGGTTTTCCAGCAAACAGCATTCAACAGGTGCGCAGGATAATTGACCCAACAACCGCTGAGTAA
- a CDS encoding MATE family efflux transporter has protein sequence MTTKNKRTNQDLLNDPVSTTLKNMTIPMIFGMVLLMTFNLVDTFFVSLLGTQPLAAISFTFPITFTVISLSIGLGIGTSAVIAKTLGKGNTEDARNAATVALLITSIIVIVLSFAGYIFSDQIFTLLGAEPHLLPLIHDYMDLWFLGSVGLIGPMIGNAVLRASGDTHTPSIVMGSAGLINALLDPVFIFGFGPIPAMGIQGAALATVISWAFGLAFITYVLAFQRKLIHLSLPEWSVVKKSAGQILQIGLPAAGANMLTPIAAAVMTAIVAGYGESAVAAFGVGSRIESIACLVVLAMSMTLPPFISQNFGAGNIDRVEQAFNVSVKFVILWQVAIYAVLILISPLITSAFAKEQSVADIITLFMWILPLGYGLQGIVILTNSSFNALHKPIVALMLSIIRLFIFYVPLAYVGSLFFGLTGLFVGALLGNLFMAVVSYYLFNKQFKNPETLSSAEV, from the coding sequence ATGACAACAAAAAATAAACGAACTAATCAAGATTTATTAAATGATCCTGTAAGTACCACCTTAAAAAATATGACCATTCCAATGATTTTCGGCATGGTATTATTAATGACATTTAATTTAGTTGATACGTTTTTTGTTAGTCTTCTTGGCACACAACCTTTAGCCGCGATTAGTTTCACTTTTCCGATCACCTTTACAGTTATCAGCTTGTCAATTGGTTTAGGTATAGGTACATCTGCGGTTATTGCGAAAACGTTAGGTAAAGGCAATACAGAAGATGCACGTAATGCCGCGACCGTTGCACTATTAATTACCTCAATCATAGTGATTGTTTTGTCTTTTGCAGGCTATATTTTCTCTGATCAAATATTCACATTATTAGGTGCCGAACCGCATTTATTACCCCTTATTCATGATTATATGGATTTATGGTTTTTGGGAAGTGTTGGTTTGATTGGCCCAATGATCGGTAATGCCGTGTTAAGAGCGTCTGGTGATACTCATACACCTAGTATTGTTATGGGCAGTGCGGGATTAATAAATGCCTTATTAGATCCGGTATTCATTTTTGGTTTTGGTCCTATACCTGCCATGGGTATTCAAGGGGCAGCGTTAGCGACAGTCATCTCTTGGGCTTTTGGTCTAGCATTTATTACCTATGTTTTAGCATTTCAACGTAAACTCATTCACTTATCCTTACCAGAATGGTCTGTCGTTAAAAAATCAGCAGGGCAGATACTACAAATTGGTCTACCAGCTGCGGGTGCTAATATGTTAACGCCTATAGCCGCCGCCGTTATGACTGCTATTGTGGCTGGCTATGGAGAATCTGCAGTTGCAGCGTTTGGTGTTGGTTCTAGAATTGAATCTATTGCCTGTTTAGTTGTACTGGCTATGTCGATGACTTTACCACCTTTTATTAGCCAAAACTTTGGCGCTGGTAATATTGACCGGGTAGAACAAGCTTTCAATGTATCGGTTAAGTTTGTCATACTATGGCAAGTTGCAATATACGCAGTGCTTATTTTAATTTCACCGTTGATCACCTCCGCGTTTGCTAAAGAACAAAGCGTGGCTGATATCATTACCTTATTCATGTGGATATTACCGTTAGGTTATGGTTTACAAGGTATAGTTATATTAACCAACTCTTCATTTAATGCTCTACATAAGCCTATAGTGGCTTTAATGCTTAGTATTATTCGCTTATTTATATTTTATGTACCATTAGCTTATGTTGGCAGTTTATTCTTCGGTTTAACCGGGTTATTTGTTGGTGCATTATTGGGAAATCTGTTTATGGCTGTAGTGTCTTATTACTTATTTAATAAACAGTTTAAAAACCCGGAAACATTAAGTTCGGCGGAAGTGTAA
- the uvrB gene encoding excinuclease ABC subunit UvrB: MSKEFQIVSDYTPSGDQPTAITQLMDGLDSGLAHQTLLGVTGSGKTFTVANVIAKQQRPTMILAPNKTLAAQLYGEMKEFFPHNAVEYFVSYYDYYQPEAYVPTTDTFIEKDASINEHIEQMRLSATKALLERRDVVIIASVSAIYGLGDPDSYLKMMLHLRQGDIINQRDILRRLAELQYTRNDVAFQRATYRVRGDVIDIFPAESDRLAIRVELFDEEVERISQFDPLTGQVESILPRITIYPKTHYATPREKILAAVEKIKVELKERATQLKDNNRLVEEQRIVQRTQFDIEMMTELGYCSGIENYSRYLSGREPGDAPPTLFDYLPDDGLLILDESHVTVPQIGAMYKGDRSRKQNLVEYGFRLPSALDNRPMKFDEFTSISPQTIYVSATPSDYEIDKSSGEVAEQVVRPTGLLDPEIEVRPVETQVDDLLSEINIRVAKNERVLATTLTKRMAEDLSEYLTEHGVATRYLHSDVDTVERMEIIRDLRLGKFDVLIGINLLREGLDLPEVSLVAILDADKEGFLRSERSLIQTIGRAARNLEGRAILYADKITKSMKKAIDETERRRAKQHNYNIENGITPKGLVKKIQDVMGVGSGLKEGDLKLASPKAEQHILTTTEIDKKVASLENEMFDHARNLEFEKAAACRDEISKLRNLQLKT, from the coding sequence ATGAGTAAAGAATTTCAAATCGTATCTGATTATACCCCAAGTGGTGATCAACCAACGGCCATAACCCAATTAATGGACGGTTTAGACTCTGGTTTAGCACATCAAACACTACTAGGAGTGACAGGCTCTGGTAAAACCTTCACTGTTGCAAATGTTATTGCCAAGCAGCAGCGCCCAACAATGATATTAGCACCTAATAAAACACTCGCAGCTCAACTTTATGGTGAAATGAAGGAATTTTTCCCCCATAACGCGGTTGAATATTTCGTCTCATACTACGATTATTATCAACCAGAAGCTTATGTTCCAACCACAGATACGTTTATTGAGAAAGATGCTTCAATAAATGAACATATCGAACAAATGCGTTTATCGGCGACTAAAGCGCTATTAGAGCGTCGCGATGTTGTCATTATTGCTTCTGTATCGGCGATATATGGTTTAGGCGATCCTGATTCATATTTGAAAATGATGTTGCACCTTAGACAAGGCGATATTATTAATCAGCGCGACATTTTAAGACGTTTGGCTGAATTACAATACACTCGTAATGATGTAGCGTTTCAACGTGCTACGTATCGCGTTAGGGGCGATGTTATTGATATATTTCCTGCTGAGTCAGACCGACTTGCCATTCGAGTTGAATTGTTTGATGAAGAAGTGGAGCGCATTAGCCAATTTGATCCACTTACTGGTCAGGTCGAAAGTATATTGCCGAGGATAACTATTTATCCCAAAACTCACTACGCAACACCACGTGAAAAAATACTTGCCGCAGTTGAAAAAATCAAAGTTGAACTAAAAGAGCGCGCAACACAATTAAAAGATAACAATCGCCTGGTAGAAGAGCAGCGAATAGTACAACGAACTCAATTTGATATTGAAATGATGACAGAGCTGGGGTATTGCTCTGGTATAGAAAACTACTCTCGTTATTTATCTGGTCGTGAACCTGGTGATGCGCCGCCAACGTTATTTGATTATTTGCCAGATGATGGCTTACTTATTTTAGATGAATCGCATGTCACCGTACCGCAAATAGGTGCCATGTATAAAGGCGATAGGTCGCGTAAACAAAACCTGGTTGAATATGGCTTTCGTTTACCTTCTGCGCTAGATAACAGACCAATGAAGTTTGATGAATTTACTTCAATATCACCGCAGACTATCTATGTATCCGCTACGCCAAGTGACTATGAAATAGACAAGTCGTCAGGAGAAGTAGCCGAGCAAGTAGTACGGCCTACAGGGTTGTTAGATCCAGAAATAGAAGTTCGTCCTGTTGAGACACAAGTAGATGATCTATTGTCTGAAATTAATATCAGAGTTGCTAAAAACGAACGAGTTTTGGCAACTACCTTAACGAAACGAATGGCTGAAGATTTAAGCGAATACCTTACCGAACATGGTGTTGCAACTCGTTATTTGCATTCAGATGTTGATACCGTAGAACGTATGGAAATTATTCGTGATTTGCGCTTAGGTAAGTTTGATGTATTGATCGGCATTAACTTATTACGAGAAGGTCTCGATTTACCAGAAGTGTCGTTAGTAGCGATATTAGATGCTGATAAAGAAGGCTTTTTACGTTCAGAGCGTTCGTTAATTCAAACCATTGGTCGAGCTGCCCGTAACTTAGAAGGCCGGGCGATTTTATATGCTGATAAAATCACTAAATCGATGAAAAAAGCGATTGATGAAACAGAACGTCGTCGAGCTAAACAGCATAATTACAATATTGAAAATGGCATTACACCGAAAGGGTTGGTTAAAAAAATTCAAGATGTAATGGGCGTTGGCAGTGGTCTAAAAGAAGGGGATCTAAAGCTTGCTTCTCCTAAGGCAGAACAACATATTTTAACTACTACAGAAATAGATAAAAAAGTTGCTAGCCTTGAAAATGAAATGTTTGACCACGCACGCAATTTAGAGTTTGAAAAAGCTGCCGCATGTAGAGATGAAATATCGAAACTACGAAATTTACAACTTAAAACTTAA
- the queC gene encoding 7-cyano-7-deazaguanine synthase QueC: MAENLAEKNMNKVVVIYSGGMDSFTVLNRALKDGKQVYALTFDYGQKHVKEIDYAANVCNELNIPHKVIDISAINQLLAGSSLTDDIDIPEGHYAEDSMKSTVVPNRNMILLSLAVGYAVSVEASQVYYGAHSGDHAIYPDCRPEFVVKMNDVCQIANYQPVEIFSPYLTQTKIDILTDGLAMDLDYGKSWTCYNGREKACGKCGACEERLEAFKMNKVTDPLEYE, translated from the coding sequence ATGGCTGAAAATCTAGCAGAAAAGAACATGAATAAAGTAGTCGTGATCTACTCTGGCGGCATGGATTCTTTTACTGTACTTAACCGTGCGTTAAAAGATGGCAAACAAGTATATGCCTTAACATTTGACTACGGTCAAAAGCACGTAAAAGAAATTGACTATGCCGCAAATGTTTGTAATGAATTAAACATTCCTCATAAAGTTATCGACATTAGTGCCATTAATCAGCTGCTTGCTGGTTCATCGTTAACTGATGATATAGACATTCCAGAAGGACATTATGCAGAAGACAGCATGAAGTCGACGGTTGTCCCTAACCGTAATATGATTTTGTTATCACTTGCTGTTGGTTATGCTGTCTCTGTAGAAGCAAGCCAGGTTTATTATGGAGCTCATTCAGGCGATCATGCAATTTATCCTGATTGCCGTCCCGAATTTGTGGTGAAAATGAACGATGTTTGTCAGATTGCCAACTACCAACCGGTTGAAATATTCAGCCCTTACTTAACCCAAACTAAAATTGACATTTTAACTGACGGCTTAGCTATGGATTTGGACTATGGTAAATCTTGGACTTGCTATAACGGTAGAGAAAAAGCATGCGGTAAATGTGGTGCCTGTGAAGAACGTCTTGAAGCCTTTAAAATGAATAAGGTTACAGATCCCTTAGAGTATGAATAA
- the queE gene encoding 7-carboxy-7-deazaguanine synthase QueE codes for MSHYKINELFETLQGEGSFTGQPSIFLRLQGCPVGCSWCDTKHTWEINLDSEVTSDVVLNKKAETDEWVDLTPQDMLRIFQSKGFKAKHIVITGGEPCMVDLKPICELFEQHGFSCQIETSGTFEILVSDDCWVTVSPKVNMRGGYDILSSAMQRANEIKHPVATEQHVDDLKALLKEHNIKSTPIYLQPISQKERATKLAIDTCIENNWRLSVQVHKYIGIE; via the coding sequence ATGAGTCACTATAAAATTAACGAATTATTTGAAACTCTTCAGGGAGAAGGGTCATTTACTGGTCAACCCTCTATTTTTTTACGACTACAAGGTTGCCCTGTAGGATGCAGCTGGTGTGATACTAAACACACTTGGGAAATAAACTTAGACAGTGAAGTTACCAGTGATGTGGTGCTTAATAAAAAAGCAGAAACTGATGAGTGGGTAGATTTAACGCCACAAGACATGCTTAGAATATTTCAAAGTAAAGGTTTTAAAGCAAAACACATTGTTATTACTGGTGGCGAGCCTTGTATGGTTGATTTGAAACCAATTTGTGAGCTGTTTGAACAACATGGGTTTTCTTGCCAAATAGAAACATCAGGAACCTTTGAGATTTTAGTTTCGGATGACTGCTGGGTTACTGTATCACCAAAAGTAAATATGCGCGGCGGTTATGATATTTTATCATCTGCGATGCAACGAGCTAATGAAATAAAACATCCTGTAGCGACCGAGCAACACGTAGATGATTTAAAAGCATTACTGAAAGAGCATAATATTAAATCTACGCCGATTTATTTACAGCCTATTAGCCAAAAAGAGCGTGCCACTAAACTTGCTATTGATACCTGTATTGAAAACAATTGGCGCTTGTCTGTACAAGTTCATAAATATATTGGTATTGAGTAA
- the dinG gene encoding ATP-dependent DNA helicase DinG — MLGDKTKEIIRKAYKSIGEKLENFTPRKQQAYLIAEIAKTIAGEYSKDRKHIVIEAGTGTGKSLAYCLGAIPLAISRNKKVVISSATVALQEQLVLKDLPFLLDTSGLAFEYCLVKGRQRYVCKHRLGLACHTDSDTAQVAMFDEKPKASDVKLLKRLHDKLSSGKWQGDRDSWPTPIPNHIWQHIQSDKHSCLKHLSEHTHCPFHKARELMDVADVLVVNHSLLLADLELGGGKILSEPEDSIYIIDEAHHLPDITRDHSSAMATVKGAIEWLTKVAVTSDKIGKLCKSQRAISPTLKLADFTQEIIADLQKVNSFLDANQQTYFAKEKQYRFENGLIPQNLKNLAEDISSTTKKALSEVNKLYNLLMEEVKDGEVQMYLAEPLLAESGFEIQRLENLEKIWYMYAKTDSEKGAPLARWIEKTSGKRDDYLISASPIEVGFFLEDNLWSKCEAAVLCSATLCALNSFEHFRKQAGLGNNDGTQYKKLDSPFNYQENAVLSIPKMQYEPNVSDEFTEELIKKIPVILREKQANLVLFSSYWQMEKVADALRKKPKFKVQVQGETSRQEIIKNHKELCEEGKTSIIFGSQSFSEGLDLPGKYLTNLIITKLPFSVPTSPVDQAQAEYIKLKGGNPFMLLSVPDASKKLIQSCGRLLRNEKDTGMITILDRRLVSKRYGKALLDSLPPFNRNVEY; from the coding sequence ATGTTAGGTGATAAAACCAAGGAAATTATCCGTAAGGCTTATAAAAGCATAGGCGAAAAACTTGAAAATTTTACGCCTAGAAAACAACAAGCTTACCTAATTGCCGAAATTGCCAAAACCATTGCTGGCGAATATTCAAAAGATCGTAAACACATAGTTATTGAGGCTGGTACTGGTACAGGTAAATCTTTAGCCTATTGTCTAGGGGCTATCCCATTAGCCATTTCACGTAATAAAAAGGTAGTAATATCATCAGCAACTGTCGCCCTGCAAGAGCAACTTGTTTTAAAAGACTTACCATTTTTATTGGATACATCAGGTTTAGCGTTTGAATACTGTTTAGTAAAAGGCCGACAACGGTATGTATGTAAGCATCGCTTAGGTCTTGCTTGTCATACCGATAGCGATACTGCGCAAGTTGCCATGTTTGATGAGAAACCCAAAGCCAGCGATGTTAAATTGTTAAAGCGTTTACATGACAAACTAAGCTCAGGTAAATGGCAAGGCGATCGAGATTCATGGCCTACGCCCATTCCAAACCATATTTGGCAACACATCCAAAGTGATAAGCACAGTTGTTTAAAGCATTTAAGTGAGCACACCCATTGCCCTTTTCATAAAGCACGAGAGCTAATGGATGTAGCAGATGTACTAGTGGTTAACCACAGTTTACTGTTAGCCGATCTAGAGCTTGGCGGCGGTAAAATACTGTCAGAGCCAGAAGATAGTATTTATATTATCGATGAAGCACACCACTTACCTGATATTACTCGTGATCACTCCTCAGCAATGGCAACAGTAAAAGGTGCCATTGAATGGTTAACCAAAGTAGCAGTAACCAGTGACAAAATAGGTAAGTTATGCAAGAGCCAACGCGCTATTTCACCTACACTTAAACTCGCCGATTTTACTCAGGAGATCATCGCTGATTTACAAAAAGTAAATTCTTTTTTAGATGCCAACCAACAAACCTATTTTGCCAAAGAAAAACAATACCGCTTTGAAAATGGCCTTATTCCGCAAAACTTGAAGAACTTGGCTGAAGATATCTCATCAACAACTAAAAAAGCGCTAAGCGAAGTAAACAAGCTATATAATTTATTAATGGAAGAAGTTAAAGACGGTGAAGTACAAATGTACTTGGCTGAACCATTGCTAGCTGAATCAGGTTTTGAAATTCAACGCTTAGAAAATTTAGAAAAAATTTGGTATATGTACGCTAAAACCGACTCTGAAAAAGGTGCACCACTTGCGCGTTGGATCGAGAAAACATCAGGTAAACGCGATGACTACCTAATAAGTGCCAGCCCTATTGAAGTCGGTTTTTTTCTTGAAGATAACTTATGGAGCAAATGTGAAGCGGCAGTGCTATGTTCAGCGACACTTTGTGCGTTAAATTCTTTTGAACATTTTAGAAAACAAGCAGGACTTGGCAATAACGACGGTACTCAATACAAAAAACTTGATTCCCCTTTTAACTATCAAGAAAATGCCGTACTCAGTATTCCAAAAATGCAATATGAGCCAAACGTAAGTGATGAATTTACAGAAGAACTTATTAAAAAGATCCCGGTAATATTAAGAGAGAAGCAAGCAAATTTAGTACTATTTTCATCTTATTGGCAAATGGAAAAAGTTGCTGATGCGTTGCGAAAGAAACCAAAATTTAAAGTACAAGTACAGGGAGAGACCTCAAGACAAGAAATAATCAAAAATCATAAAGAGCTCTGTGAGGAAGGCAAAACCAGTATTATTTTTGGCAGCCAAAGTTTTTCTGAAGGGCTTGATTTGCCTGGAAAATATTTAACAAACTTAATTATTACCAAGTTGCCCTTTTCAGTGCCAACGTCACCTGTAGATCAAGCTCAAGCTGAATATATAAAGCTTAAAGGTGGTAACCCGTTTATGTTGTTATCTGTACCAGATGCATCGAAGAAGCTTATTCAGTCTTGTGGTCGTTTATTAAGAAATGAAAAAGATACTGGCATGATCACCATTTTAGACCGGCGATTAGTTTCCAAGCGTTATGGCAAAGCCTTGCTAGATTCTTTGCCACCGTTTAATCGCAATGTTGAGTATTAG